From one Rosa rugosa chromosome 4, drRosRugo1.1, whole genome shotgun sequence genomic stretch:
- the LOC133745073 gene encoding uncharacterized protein LOC133745073, which produces MVNFYTKPLHENSPWLMLPSQYQPEEHHIITKHSRFFLNVSTNQVHRFELPKNDHEKTVCGFSADWLILLDGQNSSLTLLNPFTGHQVNNLPQLPPNGAVHKAILSSDPLCNPRDYKVLAIFGEKRNLICYEDGNQEWTVLQGYGNQYDDVLASTDKELLAVNELGRLVLCDLDCRFSLEYNERALPSFFNGNKVYLVSLEGLEFILLSFSGTSYVFGHQSYDDNLRRFEVYYYVEKKWHYITDLGERTIFLGHNHSVAVCDAPGYRRNCIYFTGDEEGEIDNSGVFSLKDGEAERLQWFMPGTTAARKLVIYNK; this is translated from the coding sequence ATGGTGAACTTTTACACCAAACCCCTTCATGAAAACTCCCCATGGCTAATGCTTCCGAGCCAGTACCAACCTGAAGAACATCACATTATCACCAAACACTCCAGATTCTTCCTCAACGTCTCCACCAACCAAGTCCACCGTTTCGAGCTACCCAAAAACGATCATGAAAAGACCGTATGTGGATTCTCGGCCGATTGGCTCATCTTGTTGGATGGCCAAAACTCATCACTCACTCTCCTCAACCCATTCACCGGCCACCAAGTCAACAATCTCCCACAGCTCCCTCCAAACGGCGCCGTCCACAAGGCCATATTGTCCTCAGACCCGTTATGCAACCCTAGAGACTACAAAGTCCTGGCAATCTTCGGAGAGAAGCGAAACCTAATTTGTTACGAAGACGGTAACCAGGAGTGGACTGTTTTACAAGGTTATGGGAACCAGTACGACGACGTTCTTGCATCCACAGACAAGGAGTTGCTTGCAGTGAATGAACTAGGGAGGCTTGTACTTTGTGATCTTGATTGTAGGTTTTCACTGGAATATAATGAGCGTGCATTACCTTCATTCTTTAACGGGAACAAGGTTTATTTAGTGAGCCTAGAAGGACTGGAATTTATACTGTTAAGCTTTTCGGGGACAAGCTATGTTTTTGGGCATCAAAGCTATGACGATAACCTTAGAAGGTTTGAGGTTTACTATTATGTTGAAAAGAAGTGGCACTACATCACAGATTTGGGTGAGAGGACGATTTTCTTGGGACATAACCACTCGGTAGCTGTTTGTGATGCGCCAGGTTATAGACGTAATTGCATCTACTTCACCGGTGATGAGGAAGGTGAAATTGATAACTCGGGAGTGTTTAGTTTGAAAGATGGGGAAGCTGAAAGGCTGCAATGGTTTATGCCTGGTACTACTGCTGCAAGGAAACTTGTAATATACAATAAGTAA
- the LOC133745074 gene encoding F-box/kelch-repeat protein At3g18720-like, whose protein sequence is MVSYSPWLMVPNQHHSEDRHRTESSISSGLGWWTCFANSICGEVEEKHIKRSFLNVSTNQVHTLELPEDACGKRKTICGFSLGWLILFDNRNSSLTLLNPFIGDQINNLPRLPRKGTVHKAVLSADPSCNPNGYKVLAIFGDKRELIGYEQGKQQWTMLQDYGNHYDDVLVQTDEAFVAVSELGKLVCCDPPAFNEHVPASFFKGKKVYLVSINGDVFMLVSFSGTSYCFWHETYDDKLKRFEVYRYDEGRWCHTKNLHEFTIFLGQNHSVAVRNAPDFRPDCIYFTDDDDDEGKVENSGVFSLKDGEAERMQWFMPRLS, encoded by the coding sequence ATGGTGAGCTACTCCCCGTGGCTAATGGTTCCCAACCAGCACCACTCTGAAGATCGTCATCGCACTGAATCCTCCATTTCCAGTGGACTTGGTTGGTGGACTTGTTTTGCAAATTCCATTTGTGGAGAAGTTGAGGAAAAACACATCAAACGATCTTTCCTCAACGTTTCCACCAACCAAGTCCACACTCTCGAACTACCCGAGGATGCTtgtggaaaaagaaaaaccatatGTGGATTCTCACTAGGTTGGCTAATCCTGTTCGACAATCGCAACTCATCACTCACTCTCCTCAACCCTTTTATCGGCGACCAAATCAACAACCTCCCACGACTCCCTCGAAAGGGCACCGTCCACAAGGCCGTACTGTCTGCAGACCCGTCTTGCAACCCTAACGGCTACAAAGTCCTGGCAATCTTCGGAGACAAACGAGAGCTAATTGGTTACGAACAAGGTAAGCAGCAATGGACTATGTTACAAGATTATGGAAATCACTACGACGATGTTCTTGTCCAAACGGACGAGGCGTTTGTAGCAGTGAGTGAGTTGGGGAAGCTTGTGTGCTGCGATCCACCAGCTTTTAACGAACATGTACCAGCTTCTTTCTTTAAAGGTAAAAAGGTTTATTTAGTGAGCATAAATGGAGACGTATTTATGCTGGTAAGCTTTTCGGGGACGAGCTACTGTTTTTGGCATGAAACCTACGACGACAAGCTTAAAAGGTTTGAGGTTTACAGGTATGATGAAGGACGGTGGTGCCACACCAAAAATCTGCACGAGTTTACGATTTTCTTGGGACAGAACCACTCAGTAGCTGTGCGTAATGCCCCGGATTTTAGACCTGACTGCATATACTtcactgatgatgatgatgatgaaggtaAAGTTGAAAACTCGGGCGTGTTTAGTTTGAAAGATGGCGAAGCTGAAAGAATGCAATGGTTTATGCCTAGGTTGTCATAA
- the LOC133745395 gene encoding uncharacterized protein LOC133745395 → MEEPQSSQSGKLLRYALRSVTKPKEEKPPAAELSNPSASKRGRPASNVSRSVSVLDLSGKDKPVKPPRRLSVPNKAAGTPAPKLGGNITPISEARSRRSAKSETPASDASTRLTSRKKFSILSSESYWLSQIKLSEAAGKHSVSLGFFKLALEAGCEQPLQRLRDELKSYALRHKLGDADLAAPLKVLFESYGVVENEQLQVSETCSHVPEEGTRSSDEDAKSSSSTMGTRKLKPKSLNTDAAQVSPVKNKAKKEMPQKSTPATRTRASSVAKKSSTPGPVSDSGMRRSTAKKPHNPIKQEAKNERDRKKQGNKSAVEQGSVSATSAEEALNENKENEDAASMEEISLTEVA, encoded by the exons ATGGAAGAGCCCCAATCGTCTCAATCCG GGAAGCTTCTGCGATACGCGCTGCGATCTGTGACTAAACCGAAGGAGGAGAAGCCACCTGCCGCAGAATTGTCCAACCCCTCTGCGTCTAAGAG GGGAAGGCCTGCATCAAATGTGAGCAGAAGCGTGAGTGTGCTTGATCTTTCGGGCAAGGACAAGCCTGTCAAGCCACCCAGGAGGCTCTCTGTTCCTAACAAGGCGGCTGGGACTCCAGCTCCGAAACTGGGTGGGAACATCACTCCCATTTCCGAGGCTAGATCAAGGCGGTCTGCCAAAAGCGAAACGCCTGCTTCTGATGCTTCTACTAGGCTCACAAGTCGGAAGAAGTTCAGTATTCTGTCCTCAGAGTCATACTGGCTTTCGCAGATTAAGCTCTCCGAGGCTGCTGGCAAGCACTCAGTTTCACTTGGGTTTTTCAAACTAGCCTTGGAGGCGGGATGTGAG CAACCTCTTCAGCGATTGCGAGATGAGCTAAAAAGCTATGCACTCCGTCATAAACTTGGTGATGCTGACCTTGCAGCCCCACTGAAAGTGTTATTTGAGAGCTACGGTGTTGTAGAAAACGAGCAGTTGCAGGTCTCCGAAACCTGTTCCCACGTACCTGAAGAGGGGACTCGGTCTTCTGATGAAGATGCCAAGAGCTCTTCATCTACAATGGGAACTAGGAAACTGAAACCCAAGTCGTTGAACACTGATGCTGCTCAAGTTTCTCCGGTCAAAAACAAAGCCAAGAAGGAAATGCCTCAGAAGAGCACTCCTGCAACCAGGACTAGGGCATCATCTGTGGCAAAGAAGTCTTCAACTCCAGGACCTGTTTCTGACTCTGGGATGCGCAGGTCAACAGCAAAGAAACCCCACAACCCGATTAAGCAAGAAGCTAAGAATGAAAGGGATAGGAAGAAGCAGGGGAACAAATCTGCTGTTGAACAAG GCTCAGTTAGCGCTACATCTGCAGAGGAAGCACTGAAtgagaacaaagaaaatgag GATGCTGCCTCAATGGAGGAGATAAGTTTGACTGAAGTTGCATAA